A window of the Streptomyces griseochromogenes genome harbors these coding sequences:
- a CDS encoding acyl-CoA dehydrogenase family protein, producing MARLAQTAGLTDVQQEILSTVRDFVDKEIIPVATELEHRDEYPQQIVDGLKELGLFGLMIPEEYGGLGESLLTYALCVEEIARGWMSVSGIINTHFIVAYMLKQHGTQEQKDHFLPRMAAGDIRGAFSMSEPGLGSDVSAITSKAVKDGDEYVLNGQKMWLTNGGTSSLVAVLVRSDEGHPEGTAPHKSMTTFLIEKEPGFGEVRPGLTIPGKIDKMGYKGVDTTELIMDGLRVPADRVLGGVTGRGFYQMMDGVEVGRVNVAARGCGVAQRAFELGVQYAQQRHTFGKPIAQHQAIQFKLAEMGTKVEAAHAMMVNAARKKDSGERNDLEAGMAKYLASEYCKEVVEDAFRIHGGYGFSKEYEIERLYREAPMLLIGEGTAEIQKMIIGRRLLEEYRFQG from the coding sequence ATGGCGCGCCTCGCCCAGACCGCCGGTCTGACCGACGTCCAGCAGGAGATCCTCTCCACGGTTCGGGACTTTGTCGACAAGGAGATCATTCCTGTCGCGACCGAGCTGGAGCACCGCGACGAGTACCCGCAGCAGATCGTGGACGGCCTGAAGGAACTCGGCCTCTTCGGTCTGATGATCCCCGAGGAGTACGGGGGCCTGGGCGAGTCGCTCCTCACCTACGCGCTGTGCGTGGAGGAGATCGCCCGCGGCTGGATGTCGGTGTCCGGCATCATCAACACCCACTTCATCGTCGCGTACATGCTCAAGCAGCACGGCACGCAGGAGCAGAAGGACCACTTCCTGCCGCGCATGGCGGCCGGCGACATCCGGGGCGCGTTCTCGATGTCGGAGCCCGGCCTCGGCTCCGATGTGTCGGCGATCACGTCGAAGGCGGTCAAGGACGGCGACGAGTACGTCCTGAACGGCCAGAAGATGTGGCTGACGAACGGCGGCACCTCGTCCCTGGTGGCCGTTCTCGTCCGAAGTGACGAAGGACACCCCGAGGGCACGGCGCCCCACAAGTCGATGACCACCTTCCTGATCGAGAAGGAGCCCGGCTTCGGCGAGGTCCGCCCCGGCCTGACCATTCCGGGCAAGATCGACAAGATGGGCTACAAGGGCGTCGACACCACCGAGCTGATCATGGACGGCCTGCGGGTACCGGCCGATCGGGTGCTCGGCGGCGTCACCGGCCGGGGTTTTTACCAAATGATGGACGGCGTGGAGGTCGGCCGCGTCAACGTGGCGGCGCGCGGCTGCGGCGTCGCTCAGCGCGCGTTCGAGCTCGGCGTCCAGTACGCCCAGCAGCGGCACACCTTCGGCAAGCCGATCGCGCAGCACCAGGCCATCCAGTTCAAGCTGGCCGAGATGGGCACCAAGGTCGAGGCCGCGCATGCCATGATGGTCAACGCGGCACGCAAAAAGGACTCCGGGGAACGAAACGACCTTGAGGCCGGGATGGCGAAGTACCTCGCCTCCGAGTACTGCAAGGAGGTCGTGGAGGATGCCTTCCGGATCCACGGCGGCTACGGCTTCTCCAAGGAGTACGAGATCGAGCGCCTCTACCGGGAGGCTCCGATGCTGCTGATCGGTGAAGGTACCGCCGAGATCCAGAAAATGATCATCGGGCGCAGACTGCTCGAAGAGTATCGGTTCCAGGGCTGA
- a CDS encoding phosphatidylserine decarboxylase, which produces MPHSQTSAHRDSLAGVRLARGASPWLLPTVATAAVSLLRARRSGTAKAVAVPATALAAGMLWFFRDPEREIAQGRVISPADGVVQSIMPWKDGRTRVAIFMSPLNVHVNRAPLAGTVTSVEHIPGGFVPAFNKESENNERVVWHFDTELGDIEMIQIAGAVARRIVPYIPEGTKVEQGDRIGLIRFGSRVDLYLPEGVEVAVEVGQKTVAGVTRIDRD; this is translated from the coding sequence ATGCCCCACAGCCAAACCTCTGCACATCGAGACAGCCTGGCCGGCGTACGCCTCGCTCGCGGAGCATCGCCGTGGCTTCTCCCGACCGTCGCCACCGCAGCCGTCAGCCTTCTGCGCGCGCGCCGCTCCGGCACCGCCAAGGCCGTCGCCGTACCCGCCACCGCGCTCGCGGCGGGCATGCTGTGGTTCTTCCGCGACCCCGAGCGCGAGATCGCACAGGGCAGGGTCATCTCGCCCGCCGACGGTGTGGTGCAGAGCATCATGCCGTGGAAGGACGGACGTACCCGCGTCGCGATCTTCATGAGCCCGCTCAACGTCCACGTCAACCGCGCGCCCCTCGCGGGCACGGTGACGTCCGTCGAACACATCCCCGGTGGCTTCGTTCCCGCCTTCAACAAGGAGAGCGAGAACAACGAGCGCGTAGTCTGGCATTTCGACACCGAACTCGGCGACATCGAGATGATCCAGATCGCCGGCGCGGTGGCCCGCCGCATCGTGCCCTACATCCCGGAAGGCACGAAGGTCGAGCAGGGTGACCGTATCGGTCTGATCCGCTTCGGCTCGCGTGTCGACCTCTACCTGCCCGAGGGCGTGGAGGTCGCGGTCGAGGTCGGCCAGAAGACCGTGGCTGGGGTGACTCGCATTGACCGTGATTGA
- a CDS encoding protein meaA, protein MTERQKDRPWLMRTYAGHSTAEASNELYRRNLAKGQTGLSVAFDLPTQTGYDPDHILARGEVGRVGVPVSHLGDMRRLFQDIPLEQMNTSMTINATAMWLLALYQVVAEEQGADITKLQGTTQNDIVKEYLSRGTHVFPPGPSLRLTTDMIAYTVSHIPKWNPINICSYHLQEAGATPVQEIAYAMSTAIAVLDAVRDSGQVPAERMGDVVARISFFVNAGVRFVEEMCKMRAFGRIWDKITRERYGIENPKQRRFRYGVQVNSLGLTEAQPENNVQRIVLEMLAVTLSKDARARAVQLPAWNEALGLPRPWDQQWSLRIQQVLAHESDLLEYEDIFEGSHVIEAKVTQLVEDSLKEIDRIQEMGGAMAAVESGYLKSQLVSSHAERRGRIESGQEKIVGVNIFETTEPNPLTADLDTAIQTVDPAVEAKVVEAIGRWRDTRYQPPFNHPRPCKALERLKEAAKGTGNLMEATLECARAGVTTGEWAGALREVFGEFRAPTGVSSAPIAVPVEEGSALAEVRAKVDATARDLGVGKLRFLVGKPGLDGHSNGAEQIAVRARDAGFEVVYQGIRLTPEQIVDAALAEDVHAVGLSILSGSHAQLVPDVLERLRVAGATDIPVIAGGIIPNGDAEDLRAAGVAAVFTPKDFDITGIIGRIVDEIRKANKLDPLEVPA, encoded by the coding sequence ATGACAGAGCGTCAGAAGGACCGTCCCTGGCTCATGCGGACGTACGCGGGCCACTCGACGGCCGAGGCGTCCAACGAGCTGTACCGGCGCAACCTCGCCAAGGGCCAGACCGGCCTGTCGGTGGCGTTCGACCTGCCGACGCAGACCGGCTACGACCCCGACCACATCCTCGCCCGCGGCGAGGTCGGCCGGGTCGGTGTGCCCGTATCGCATCTTGGTGACATGCGCCGTCTCTTCCAGGACATCCCCCTGGAGCAGATGAACACCTCGATGACGATCAATGCCACCGCCATGTGGCTGCTGGCGCTCTACCAGGTCGTCGCCGAGGAGCAGGGCGCGGACATCACCAAGCTCCAGGGCACGACCCAGAACGACATCGTCAAGGAGTACCTCTCCCGCGGGACGCACGTCTTCCCGCCGGGACCCTCGCTCCGCCTGACGACGGACATGATCGCGTACACGGTCTCCCACATACCGAAGTGGAACCCGATCAACATCTGCAGCTACCACCTGCAGGAGGCCGGGGCCACGCCGGTGCAGGAGATCGCGTACGCGATGTCCACCGCCATCGCCGTCCTGGACGCCGTGCGCGACTCCGGCCAGGTGCCCGCGGAGCGCATGGGCGACGTGGTGGCCCGTATCTCCTTCTTCGTGAACGCGGGCGTCCGCTTCGTCGAGGAGATGTGCAAGATGCGGGCGTTCGGCCGTATCTGGGACAAGATCACCCGCGAGCGGTACGGCATCGAGAACCCCAAACAGCGCCGCTTCCGCTACGGCGTCCAGGTCAACTCGCTCGGCCTGACCGAGGCGCAGCCGGAGAACAACGTCCAGCGGATCGTGCTGGAGATGCTCGCGGTCACCCTCTCCAAGGACGCCCGCGCGCGTGCCGTGCAGCTGCCCGCCTGGAACGAGGCCCTGGGCCTGCCCCGGCCCTGGGACCAGCAGTGGTCGCTGCGCATCCAGCAGGTCCTCGCGCACGAGAGCGACCTGCTGGAGTACGAGGACATCTTCGAGGGCTCGCACGTCATCGAGGCCAAGGTCACCCAGCTCGTCGAGGACTCCCTCAAGGAGATCGACCGGATCCAGGAGATGGGCGGCGCGATGGCGGCCGTCGAGTCCGGCTACCTCAAGTCGCAGCTCGTCTCCTCGCACGCCGAGCGGCGGGGCCGGATCGAGTCCGGCCAGGAGAAGATCGTCGGCGTCAACATCTTCGAGACGACCGAGCCGAACCCGCTCACGGCCGACCTGGACACCGCGATCCAGACGGTCGACCCCGCAGTCGAGGCGAAGGTCGTCGAGGCCATCGGGCGCTGGCGCGACACGCGCTACCAGCCGCCCTTCAACCACCCGCGTCCGTGCAAGGCGCTGGAGCGGCTGAAGGAGGCCGCCAAGGGCACCGGCAACCTCATGGAGGCCACCCTGGAGTGCGCCCGCGCGGGCGTCACGACCGGCGAGTGGGCCGGGGCCCTGCGCGAGGTCTTCGGGGAGTTCCGGGCACCGACCGGTGTCTCCTCGGCGCCGATCGCCGTCCCGGTCGAGGAGGGCTCGGCGCTCGCCGAGGTCCGCGCCAAGGTGGATGCCACCGCCCGCGACCTGGGCGTCGGCAAGCTGCGCTTCCTGGTCGGCAAGCCGGGCCTGGACGGCCACTCCAACGGCGCCGAGCAGATCGCGGTCCGCGCCCGTGACGCCGGTTTCGAGGTGGTCTACCAGGGCATCCGGCTCACCCCGGAGCAGATCGTGGACGCGGCGCTCGCCGAGGACGTGCACGCGGTCGGCCTGTCCATCCTCTCCGGCTCGCACGCCCAGCTGGTGCCGGACGTGCTGGAGCGGCTGCGTGTGGCCGGTGCCACAGATATACCGGTGATCGCCGGTGGCATCATCCCGAATGGTGACGCCGAGGACCTGCGGGCCGCCGGAGTGGCCGCGGTGTTCACCCCGAAGGACTTCGACATCACCGGAATCATCGGCCGCATCGTCGACGAGATCCGGAAAGCGAACAAGCTCGACCCCCTGGAGGTCCCCGCATGA
- a CDS encoding SIR2 family NAD-dependent protein deacylase: MTKPLVAVLSGAGISTDSGIPDYRGPNGLWRKDPEAEKLVTYEYYMGDPEIRRRSWQMRRKNRTLRAEPNAAHVAIAELERSGIPVRVITQNVDGLHQLAGTPARKVLELHGSARSVVCTKCHARGPMEDALARVEAGEDDPPCLECGGVLKSATVMFGERLDPVVLGEAVAISKACTLFLAVGSSLQVQPAAGLAGIAADHGARLVIVNAEPTPYDERADEIVREPIGTALPRLLRTLSG, translated from the coding sequence ATGACCAAGCCCCTCGTCGCCGTGCTCAGCGGGGCCGGCATCTCCACCGACTCCGGCATCCCGGACTACCGCGGGCCGAACGGGCTGTGGCGGAAGGATCCCGAGGCCGAGAAGCTCGTGACGTACGAGTACTACATGGGCGATCCGGAGATCCGCCGGCGGTCGTGGCAGATGCGCCGCAAGAACCGCACGCTGCGGGCCGAGCCCAACGCCGCGCATGTGGCCATCGCCGAGCTGGAGCGGTCCGGCATACCGGTGCGGGTGATCACGCAGAACGTGGACGGTCTGCACCAGCTCGCCGGGACGCCCGCCCGCAAGGTGCTCGAACTGCACGGCAGCGCGCGCAGTGTCGTGTGCACCAAGTGCCACGCGCGCGGGCCGATGGAGGACGCCCTCGCCCGGGTCGAGGCCGGCGAGGACGATCCGCCGTGCCTGGAGTGCGGCGGCGTCCTGAAGTCGGCGACGGTCATGTTCGGGGAGCGGCTGGACCCGGTGGTCCTCGGCGAGGCCGTGGCGATCAGCAAGGCGTGCACCCTGTTCCTCGCCGTCGGCTCCAGCCTCCAGGTGCAGCCCGCCGCCGGCCTCGCCGGGATCGCCGCCGACCACGGCGCACGGCTCGTCATCGTCAACGCCGAGCCGACGCCCTACGACGAGCGCGCCGACGAGATCGTCCGGGAACCCATCGGCACCGCGCTGCCCAGGCTGCTGCGCACCCTGAGCGGCTGA
- a CDS encoding NUDIX domain-containing protein, which translates to MTTTDDFATYIASLPRVLAGAAALFRDAEGRVLLVEPNYREGWALPGGTIESDDGETPRQGARRETLEEIGLDRELGRLLAVDWVRGTGRPPLVAYLYDGGVLTDAEFKAIRLQEEELLSWRLVPREEITGHLPGALGRRVLTALDVLAQNTGTAELENGHRVA; encoded by the coding sequence ATGACCACGACTGACGACTTCGCCACGTACATCGCGAGCCTGCCCCGTGTCCTCGCCGGTGCCGCCGCGCTCTTCCGGGACGCCGAGGGACGCGTGCTGCTCGTCGAGCCCAACTACCGCGAGGGCTGGGCGCTTCCGGGCGGCACGATCGAGTCGGACGACGGCGAGACGCCGCGCCAGGGCGCCCGCCGGGAGACTCTGGAGGAGATCGGCCTCGACCGGGAGCTGGGCCGGCTGCTGGCGGTGGACTGGGTGCGCGGCACGGGGCGGCCGCCGCTGGTCGCGTACCTGTACGACGGCGGTGTCCTCACGGACGCCGAGTTCAAGGCCATCCGTCTGCAGGAGGAGGAACTGCTGTCCTGGCGGCTGGTGCCCCGCGAGGAGATCACCGGCCATCTGCCGGGCGCCCTCGGCCGCCGCGTCCTGACCGCTCTGGACGTCCTGGCGCAGAACACGGGCACGGCGGAGCTGGAGAACGGACACCGGGTGGCCTGA
- a CDS encoding MaoC family dehydratase, with product MQFGRTYEEFEVGATYKHWPGKTVTEYDDHLFCLLTMNHHPLHMDTNYAEKTTDFGKNVVVGNYIYSLLLGMSVPDISGKAIANLEIESLKHVAPTFHGDTIYGETTVLDKWPSKSKNDRGIVYVETKGYKQDGTLVCVFRRKVMVPTETYIKERGGEQPGRPELTAPAEKNTEK from the coding sequence ATGCAGTTCGGACGCACGTACGAGGAGTTCGAGGTCGGGGCGACGTACAAGCACTGGCCGGGCAAGACGGTCACGGAGTACGACGACCACCTGTTCTGTCTCCTCACGATGAACCACCACCCGCTCCACATGGACACGAACTATGCGGAGAAGACGACGGACTTCGGCAAGAACGTCGTCGTGGGCAACTACATCTACTCGCTCCTGCTCGGCATGTCCGTCCCGGACATCTCCGGCAAGGCGATCGCCAACCTGGAGATCGAGTCGCTCAAGCACGTGGCGCCGACCTTCCACGGCGACACGATCTACGGTGAGACCACCGTGCTCGACAAGTGGCCGTCCAAGTCGAAGAACGACCGCGGCATCGTCTACGTCGAGACCAAGGGCTACAAGCAGGACGGCACCCTCGTGTGCGTCTTCCGCCGCAAGGTCATGGTGCCGACCGAGACGTACATCAAGGAGCGCGGCGGCGAGCAGCCCGGCCGCCCGGAGCTGACCGCACCTGCGGAAAAGAACACGGAGAAGTGA
- a CDS encoding HpcH/HpaI aldolase/citrate lyase family protein encodes MTTPVNRLRPRRSCLAVPGSNPRFLEKAQGLPADQVFLDLEDACAPLAKPEARHTIVKFLNEGDWTGKTRVVRVNDWTTEWTYRDVVTVVEGAGQNLDCIMLPKVQTAEQVVTLDLLLTQIEKTMGFEVGKIGIEAQIENAQGLNNVNAIAQASPRVETIIFGPADFMASINMKSLVVGEQPPGYPADAYHYILMKILMAARANNLQAIDGPYLQIRNVEGYRDVAQRAAALGFDGKWVLHPGQVEAANEIFSPSQEDFDHAELILDAYDYYTSEAGGKKGSAMLGDEMIDEASRKMALVISGKGRAAGMQRTSTFEIPEA; translated from the coding sequence ATGACCACCCCTGTCAACCGCCTTCGCCCGCGGCGCTCCTGCCTGGCCGTACCGGGCTCGAACCCGCGCTTCCTGGAGAAGGCTCAGGGCCTCCCCGCCGACCAGGTCTTCCTGGACCTGGAGGACGCGTGCGCGCCGCTCGCCAAGCCCGAGGCGCGGCACACCATCGTGAAGTTCCTCAACGAGGGCGACTGGACCGGCAAGACGCGGGTCGTGCGGGTCAACGACTGGACGACCGAGTGGACGTACCGGGACGTCGTCACGGTCGTCGAGGGCGCCGGTCAGAACCTCGACTGCATCATGCTGCCGAAGGTGCAGACCGCCGAGCAGGTCGTCACCCTGGACCTGCTGCTGACGCAGATCGAGAAGACCATGGGCTTCGAGGTCGGCAAGATCGGCATCGAGGCGCAGATCGAGAACGCGCAGGGCCTGAACAACGTCAACGCGATCGCGCAGGCTTCCCCGCGAGTCGAGACGATCATCTTCGGCCCGGCGGACTTCATGGCGTCCATCAACATGAAGTCGCTGGTCGTGGGCGAGCAGCCGCCCGGCTACCCGGCGGACGCCTACCACTACATCCTGATGAAGATCCTGATGGCCGCCCGCGCCAACAACCTCCAGGCGATCGACGGCCCCTACCTGCAGATCCGCAACGTCGAGGGGTACCGCGACGTCGCCCAGCGCGCCGCGGCCCTGGGCTTCGACGGCAAGTGGGTGCTGCACCCGGGCCAGGTCGAGGCGGCCAACGAGATCTTCTCGCCCTCCCAGGAGGACTTCGACCACGCCGAGCTGATCCTGGACGCGTACGACTACTACACGTCCGAGGCGGGCGGCAAGAAGGGCTCCGCGATGCTCGGCGACGAGATGATCGACGAGGCCAGCCGCAAGATGGCCCTGGTCATCTCCGGCAAGGGCCGCGCCGCCGGCATGCAGCGCACCAGCACGTTCGAGATCCCGGAGGCCTGA
- a CDS encoding glycerate kinase: MNETRRVLIAADKFKGSLTAVQVAERVTAGLRRVVPGVEVEALPVADGGDGTVDAAVAAGFERREVRVAGPLGQEVTAAFALRGGTAVVEMAEASGLQRLPAGVFAPLTASTYGSGELLRAALDAGARTIVFGVGGSATTDGGAGMLSALGARFLDEDGEPVAPGGGGLAELAHADLSGLDPRLSSVELVLASDVDNPLTGPKGAPAVYGPQKGASPDDVDILDAALAHYAKVLEEAVGQRAAGYALAPGAGAAGGIGYGALLLGARFRPGIEVMLDVLGFAPALQRADLVITGEGSLDEQTLHGKAPAGVAAAARAAGKEVVAVCGRLALPEEALLRAGIGRAYPLTSVEPDVAKCIADAGPILERLATQIAEAYLS, from the coding sequence GTGAACGAGACCCGTCGGGTGCTCATCGCCGCGGACAAGTTCAAGGGCTCGCTGACGGCCGTGCAGGTCGCCGAGCGGGTGACGGCCGGGCTGCGCCGGGTCGTGCCGGGCGTCGAGGTCGAGGCGCTGCCGGTGGCCGACGGCGGTGACGGAACCGTGGACGCGGCGGTCGCGGCCGGTTTCGAGCGCCGGGAGGTCCGGGTCGCCGGGCCGCTCGGCCAGGAGGTCACGGCCGCGTTCGCGCTGCGCGGCGGCACGGCGGTCGTGGAGATGGCCGAGGCGAGCGGACTGCAGCGGCTGCCGGCCGGTGTCTTCGCGCCGCTCACCGCTTCCACGTACGGATCCGGGGAGCTGCTGCGGGCCGCGCTGGACGCGGGCGCGCGGACGATCGTGTTCGGCGTCGGCGGAAGCGCCACGACGGACGGCGGCGCCGGGATGCTGTCGGCGCTGGGCGCCCGGTTCCTGGACGAGGACGGGGAGCCGGTGGCGCCGGGCGGCGGCGGCCTCGCCGAGCTGGCCCACGCGGACCTCTCGGGTCTGGACCCCCGTCTCTCCTCCGTCGAGCTGGTGCTCGCCAGCGATGTCGACAACCCCCTGACCGGCCCCAAGGGAGCGCCCGCGGTCTACGGCCCGCAGAAGGGGGCCTCACCGGACGACGTGGACATCCTGGACGCGGCTCTCGCGCACTACGCGAAGGTGCTGGAGGAGGCCGTGGGGCAGCGGGCCGCCGGGTACGCGCTGGCGCCGGGCGCGGGCGCCGCGGGCGGCATCGGTTACGGCGCGCTCCTCCTGGGCGCGCGCTTCCGCCCCGGCATCGAGGTCATGCTGGACGTCCTCGGCTTCGCACCGGCGCTGCAACGGGCCGATCTGGTGATCACCGGTGAGGGGTCGCTGGACGAGCAGACGCTGCACGGCAAGGCGCCGGCGGGAGTGGCCGCGGCGGCTCGGGCGGCCGGCAAGGAGGTCGTCGCGGTGTGCGGGCGGCTCGCTCTGCCGGAGGAGGCGTTGCTGCGGGCCGGTATCGGGCGGGCCTATCCGCTCACCTCGGTCGAGCCCGACGTCGCCAAGTGCATCGCGGACGCCGGACCGATCCTGGAGCGGCTCGCCACCCAGATCGCCGAGGCCTACTTGTCCTGA
- a CDS encoding ADP-ribosylglycohydrolase family protein has product MGNHGTGPDLADRIHGGWLGRIAGNMLGKPVEQGEVWTRERIDRYLRQAAALPLTDYLPEPADAADGAVLRPEWRQCVRGGIHGSCRDDDVDYAILGLHLLETHGFGFSTEQVGDLWLLRLPYLQTFTAERAAYRNLANGLKPPLTATYENPYQEWIGALIRADVYGWTCPGDPRRAAALARRDAVLSHTGNGVYGAMFAAALIAAAFTAPAVREALETALTVVPASSRLARTVRRVVSLHETRLPWEETLTTVSEETAGLGWIHTVPNAAVLTAGLLYGDGDFTRTLALTVRGGLDTDSNGATAGSVAGVLTGEAAIPARWKDPLQDTVRSAVFGFDGVRISALAERTLRLATAGP; this is encoded by the coding sequence ATGGGCAACCACGGCACCGGGCCGGACCTCGCCGACCGCATCCACGGCGGCTGGCTCGGCCGGATCGCGGGCAACATGCTCGGCAAACCGGTCGAGCAGGGCGAGGTGTGGACGCGTGAGCGCATCGACCGCTATCTGCGGCAGGCCGCCGCCCTGCCGCTCACCGACTACCTGCCCGAGCCCGCCGACGCGGCCGACGGCGCCGTACTGCGCCCGGAGTGGCGCCAGTGCGTGCGCGGCGGGATCCACGGCAGCTGCCGCGACGACGACGTCGACTACGCCATCCTCGGCCTGCACCTGCTGGAGACCCACGGCTTCGGCTTCAGCACCGAGCAGGTCGGCGATCTGTGGCTGCTCCGGCTGCCGTACCTGCAGACCTTCACCGCCGAGCGGGCGGCCTACCGCAATCTGGCGAACGGTCTGAAGCCGCCGCTGACGGCGACGTACGAGAACCCGTACCAGGAGTGGATCGGCGCGCTGATCCGCGCCGACGTCTACGGCTGGACCTGCCCCGGCGACCCGCGCCGCGCCGCCGCGCTGGCCCGCCGGGACGCGGTGCTGTCCCACACCGGCAACGGCGTCTACGGCGCGATGTTCGCGGCCGCGCTGATCGCGGCGGCGTTCACGGCGCCGGCCGTGCGGGAGGCGCTGGAGACCGCGCTCACGGTGGTCCCGGCGAGCAGCCGCCTGGCCCGTACCGTGCGCCGGGTGGTGTCCCTGCACGAGACCCGGCTGCCCTGGGAGGAGACGCTGACCACGGTGTCCGAGGAGACCGCCGGGCTGGGCTGGATCCACACCGTCCCGAACGCGGCGGTCCTCACGGCGGGTCTGCTGTACGGCGACGGCGACTTCACCCGAACCCTCGCCCTCACCGTCCGCGGCGGTCTGGACACCGACTCCAACGGCGCGACGGCCGGTTCGGTGGCCGGCGTGCTCACCGGCGAGGCGGCGATCCCGGCCCGCTGGAAGGACCCTTTGCAGGACACGGTCCGGAGCGCGGTGTTCGGCTTCGACGGCGTACGGATCAGTGCGCTGGCCGAGCGCACCCTGCGCCTGGCGACGGCCGGGCCGTAG
- the pssA gene encoding CDP-diacylglycerol--serine O-phosphatidyltransferase, with translation MPEAEEVDEEEEMPLSLRLSIADTLTLGNATCGFMAVYFTTTGILIPHLTGSQESGMARHSAATAVILMLCAAVFDLFDGLVARKLRSSPMGAELDNLSDLISFGLAPAYFVLVYGMVADDAHQRMAALGAIVVLLAVVLRLARFSCVTPTNGMFQGMPSPFGALTVVSIVLLELPFVATLLAILGTAWLMVSRVEYPKPRGRLAGAMLSWIVLSMGLLAAWAFDAPSGQLLLQTGCALQLVMGAVIPLFATARRVNNFRDNRREARAAQS, from the coding sequence GTGCCCGAGGCCGAAGAGGTGGACGAAGAGGAGGAGATGCCTCTTTCTCTCCGCCTCTCAATAGCGGACACCCTCACCCTGGGCAACGCCACGTGCGGCTTCATGGCGGTGTACTTCACCACCACCGGCATTCTGATCCCGCACCTCACCGGCAGCCAGGAGTCCGGCATGGCCCGCCACAGCGCGGCCACGGCGGTCATCCTGATGCTCTGTGCGGCGGTGTTCGACCTGTTCGACGGACTGGTGGCGCGCAAGCTCCGCTCCTCGCCCATGGGTGCGGAGCTGGACAACCTCTCCGACCTGATCAGCTTCGGACTGGCGCCCGCGTACTTCGTCCTCGTTTACGGCATGGTCGCGGACGACGCGCACCAGCGAATGGCGGCGCTCGGGGCAATCGTGGTGCTCTTGGCCGTCGTCCTTCGTCTGGCGCGCTTCTCGTGTGTGACGCCGACGAACGGCATGTTCCAGGGCATGCCCTCGCCGTTCGGCGCGCTGACAGTGGTCTCGATCGTGCTGCTGGAGCTGCCCTTCGTGGCGACCCTGCTGGCGATCCTGGGCACCGCGTGGCTGATGGTGAGCCGCGTGGAGTACCCGAAGCCGCGGGGCCGCCTCGCGGGCGCGATGCTCTCCTGGATCGTGCTGTCCATGGGGCTGCTGGCCGCCTGGGCCTTCGACGCCCCGAGCGGTCAGCTGCTGCTCCAGACGGGATGTGCTCTGCAGCTGGTCATGGGTGCGGTGATTCCGCTGTTCGCCACGGCTCGCCGGGTGAACAACTTCCGTGACAACCGGCGTGAGGCGCGGGCGGCGCAGTCGTAG